A region of uncultured Desulfobacter sp. DNA encodes the following proteins:
- a CDS encoding TolC family protein, which translates to MTLKPACRQFVVLLSLVTLSACVSSSNPDYGNMVGQEQAKIAKWRDLDGARSITILGDLIQSPELDTLVEKSLAANPGLAQTLLTLKIRQAEYRKARGAQLPEVSAGYSTFKEKDQDAVYTGTASVSWELDLWRKLADSSKAASKDVEEQQMLFQSARDTLAAQIMTGWLGLTSAKKNIVIEQKRIDVLEKTQEYTQQRYRSGLGTLEDLDTARSAAASARAILEEYKETLARQRRTLATLLGEPGVKITVPEEYTDVILPLAGLPAQTLQRRPDLKAAFLAIESAGLNADVAYKDLLPSISLEASLEDIASTPGSALFSNPVWSLLGQLTAPLFQGGQLKAQARIADLETAQAFEAYRETLYAAVQEIEDAMGLERSLGKQQDHIETALATAVDTLVQYQKSYRQGLSGMLDLLVVQAQTFDLAIQQNTLKYERLANRVTLGLALGIGAI; encoded by the coding sequence ATGACGTTAAAACCGGCATGCAGACAATTTGTGGTGCTGCTCAGCCTGGTGACTCTTTCGGCCTGTGTTTCAAGTTCCAATCCCGATTATGGGAACATGGTCGGGCAGGAACAGGCGAAAATTGCTAAATGGCGCGACCTTGACGGCGCACGGAGCATCACCATCCTGGGGGATCTGATTCAATCCCCGGAACTGGACACCCTGGTGGAAAAGAGCCTTGCCGCCAACCCCGGCCTGGCCCAGACTCTTTTAACCTTGAAAATTCGCCAGGCTGAGTATCGTAAGGCCCGGGGTGCGCAACTGCCCGAGGTGTCAGCAGGGTATTCGACGTTTAAGGAGAAGGACCAGGACGCGGTGTACACGGGAACAGCCTCGGTGAGCTGGGAGCTTGATCTGTGGCGCAAACTTGCCGACAGTTCAAAGGCCGCATCCAAGGATGTTGAAGAGCAGCAGATGCTCTTTCAGTCTGCCCGGGATACCCTGGCCGCCCAGATCATGACCGGATGGCTTGGGCTTACATCGGCAAAGAAAAATATCGTCATTGAACAGAAGCGCATTGATGTGCTTGAAAAAACCCAAGAGTACACCCAACAGCGTTACCGCAGCGGGCTGGGCACCCTGGAGGATCTGGACACCGCCCGAAGCGCCGCGGCTTCAGCCCGAGCCATCCTGGAAGAGTACAAAGAGACCCTGGCCCGGCAGCGGCGAACCCTGGCCACCCTTTTGGGTGAGCCTGGTGTTAAGATTACCGTGCCCGAAGAGTACACCGATGTGATCCTGCCCCTGGCAGGCCTGCCTGCCCAGACCCTGCAGCGAAGACCCGACCTGAAAGCGGCCTTCCTGGCCATTGAATCCGCCGGGTTAAACGCGGATGTGGCATATAAAGATCTTTTGCCCAGCATCAGTCTTGAAGCATCCCTTGAGGACATCGCGTCAACCCCTGGATCAGCTCTGTTTTCAAATCCTGTGTGGTCCCTTCTGGGACAGCTCACGGCCCCACTGTTCCAGGGCGGGCAGCTTAAAGCCCAAGCCCGGATCGCGGATCTGGAAACCGCCCAGGCCTTTGAGGCCTATCGCGAAACCCTGTATGCCGCTGTCCAGGAAATTGAAGACGCCATGGGTCTTGAACGGTCCCTGGGCAAGCAGCAGGACCACATTGAAACGGCGCTCGCCACAGCCGTGGACACCCTGGTCCAGTATCAGAAAAGCTACCGCCAGGGCCTTTCAGGCATGCTGGATCTGCTTGTTGTCCAGGCCCAGACCTTCGATCTTGCCATCCAGCAGAACACCCTTAAATATGAACGCCTGGCCAACCGGGTAACCCTTGGGCTGGCCCTGGGCATTGGAGCAATATAA
- a CDS encoding response regulator — protein MIDIKTMTILVVDDMKSMRLTLRKMLRNLEIGKELLFADSGKSGLNALKSSSCDLLIVDWNMPEMNGSQMLARLRQDKSVRDIPVIIVTAENERDIVSEAAEHEVDGYLLKPLTLAALDTKIKSVVEANNSPEKAKIHLVEARACEEAGNIEAAIDETRKALGFKPNASRILRKLGLLYLEIKKTDIGEKCLQKAVAVNRQDTISRSHLAALYINRRNFKQAAQIYMEILTLSTRYFDSAVNLGETLLVNGFRNEGRVLFSRIMSKSRSNRVLQERIIDLCLENQEYEFVAEIVTQAIKENPANIDLLYKAGTIYLETGDQGKALECFVKVDDNRRGDVRTKLQIAKIHLNNKRILQADDYLNRILRVEPSNKEALDLRRQL, from the coding sequence ATGATTGATATTAAAACCATGACCATACTGGTTGTGGATGACATGAAAAGCATGCGCCTGACCCTGCGCAAAATGCTGCGCAACCTTGAAATCGGCAAAGAGCTTTTGTTTGCGGATAGCGGGAAATCAGGTTTGAATGCACTGAAAAGCTCTTCCTGCGATCTGCTCATCGTTGACTGGAACATGCCGGAAATGAACGGCAGCCAGATGTTGGCCCGCCTGCGCCAGGACAAGTCGGTCAGGGACATTCCTGTTATCATAGTCACAGCCGAAAATGAACGGGATATTGTGTCCGAAGCTGCGGAACACGAAGTGGATGGGTACCTTCTTAAACCCCTGACCCTGGCCGCTCTGGATACAAAAATAAAAAGCGTTGTCGAGGCTAACAATAGTCCGGAAAAGGCGAAAATTCATCTGGTTGAAGCAAGGGCGTGTGAGGAGGCCGGCAATATTGAAGCCGCCATTGACGAAACCAGAAAAGCACTTGGATTCAAACCCAATGCATCACGGATTTTAAGAAAGCTTGGGCTGTTATACCTTGAAATTAAAAAAACGGACATCGGTGAAAAGTGTCTTCAAAAGGCCGTTGCCGTGAACCGCCAGGATACGATTTCCCGCAGTCATCTGGCCGCGCTGTACATCAACAGGCGCAATTTTAAACAGGCCGCCCAGATTTACATGGAGATTCTCACCTTAAGCACCCGGTATTTTGATTCAGCGGTAAACCTGGGAGAAACTCTTCTGGTAAACGGCTTCAGAAACGAGGGCAGGGTGCTTTTTTCACGTATAATGTCTAAAAGCCGCTCCAACAGGGTACTTCAGGAAAGAATCATTGACCTGTGCCTGGAGAACCAGGAATATGAGTTTGTGGCCGAAATTGTTACCCAGGCGATAAAAGAAAATCCTGCCAATATTGATCTTTTGTACAAAGCCGGCACCATTTACCTTGAAACCGGTGACCAGGGAAAAGCCCTGGAATGCTTTGTCAAAGTGGATGACAACCGGCGCGGAGACGTGAGAACCAAACTTCAGATTGCCAAGATTCATTTGAACAATAAACGCATTCTCCAGGCAGATGACTATCTGAACCGAATATTAAGAGTCGAGCCTTCAAATAAGGAAGCCCTGGATCTGCGCCGGCAACTGTAG
- the larB gene encoding nickel pincer cofactor biosynthesis protein LarB: MNFETLSNILSMVADGKLAVGQAADQLKHLSFEDIGCAHVDHHRALRKGFPEVIFGQGKTSEQIIAILGKLEKSENIVLVTRIDREKADHVLSQFPHAQYFDDAHLLKIEKQPPAITGRGTILIVCAGTSDIPVVMEAYLTATAMGNQVKTLFDVGVAGIHRLFAHQKELEQASVIIVAAGMEGALPSVVGGLVKAPVIAVPTSVGYGTSFNGLTALLGMLNSCSSNIAVVNIDNGFGAGYMASTINHVGV; this comes from the coding sequence ATGAACTTCGAGACATTAAGCAACATTCTTTCCATGGTGGCTGACGGTAAACTTGCCGTCGGTCAGGCAGCAGATCAATTAAAACACCTTTCATTTGAAGATATCGGCTGTGCCCATGTGGACCACCACAGAGCCCTTCGCAAAGGATTTCCCGAGGTCATTTTCGGGCAGGGTAAAACATCGGAACAGATTATTGCCATTCTTGGAAAACTGGAAAAATCGGAAAATATCGTGCTTGTAACACGCATCGACCGGGAAAAGGCCGATCACGTGCTTTCACAGTTTCCCCATGCACAATACTTCGATGACGCACACCTGCTGAAAATAGAAAAACAGCCCCCTGCCATTACAGGCCGGGGAACGATTCTCATCGTCTGTGCAGGAACCTCGGATATTCCGGTTGTCATGGAGGCTTATTTAACTGCAACGGCCATGGGAAACCAGGTGAAAACACTGTTTGATGTAGGCGTCGCAGGGATCCATCGCCTTTTCGCTCACCAAAAAGAACTTGAACAGGCATCTGTCATTATCGTTGCCGCAGGCATGGAAGGTGCGCTGCCCTCGGTGGTGGGCGGCCTTGTCAAAGCGCCCGTGATTGCTGTGCCCACAAGCGTAGGATACGGCACAAGCTTCAACGGCCTGACCGCTCTTCTGGGCATGCTCAACTCCTGCAGTTCTAACATTGCTGTGGTCAATATCGACAATGGATTCGGGGCGGGTTATATGGCGTCAACCATCAATCATGTAGGAGTTTGA
- the yvcK gene encoding uridine diphosphate-N-acetylglucosamine-binding protein YvcK — protein sequence MEKPIRQIVTIGGGSGQFVLLSGLRDLKNCHTTAIVSMVDSGGSTGRLRDELGILPPGDILKCILALSPYQDTSRAILLKRFKKDRRLAGHTAGNMLLTMLSRYTGNFPAGVAALAEILEAEGTILPVTIDRATLVAELTDGSRIYGEEAIDIPRGTQRERIKDVFLVPHHHDAISVYPPVLEAIKEAEYIFIGPGDLFTSIIPNLLVSGVKEALQQARGRVFYIINIMTKFGETHHFTGRDFVAGLEDRLGRQVDGVIGNLTCPRQEMLDRYAQQKSDFVCVDPQDPFWGKRTILIKDLLESNAAIVRHDPLKLARVIQDIIAHGI from the coding sequence ATGGAAAAACCTATAAGACAGATTGTCACCATCGGCGGCGGCAGCGGTCAGTTTGTGCTGCTCTCCGGTTTGAGGGATTTAAAAAACTGCCACACCACAGCCATCGTCTCCATGGTGGACTCCGGGGGCAGCACCGGACGACTCAGGGATGAGCTTGGCATTCTTCCACCCGGGGATATTTTAAAGTGTATCCTGGCCCTGTCCCCCTACCAGGACACCAGTCGGGCGATCCTTCTGAAACGATTCAAAAAAGACCGGCGGCTGGCCGGCCATACAGCTGGCAACATGCTTTTGACCATGCTGTCCCGGTATACAGGCAATTTCCCGGCAGGTGTGGCGGCCCTTGCGGAAATCCTTGAGGCCGAAGGGACCATTTTGCCTGTGACCATTGACCGGGCTACTCTTGTGGCCGAATTGACCGACGGCAGCAGAATATACGGGGAAGAGGCCATTGACATTCCAAGGGGAACCCAGAGGGAACGGATCAAAGATGTTTTTCTGGTGCCCCACCACCATGACGCCATCTCTGTCTATCCCCCGGTACTTGAAGCCATTAAGGAGGCCGAGTATATTTTTATCGGTCCGGGGGATCTGTTTACCAGTATTATTCCCAACCTGCTTGTGTCCGGGGTTAAGGAAGCCCTCCAGCAGGCCCGGGGACGGGTCTTTTACATTATCAATATCATGACCAAGTTCGGTGAAACCCATCATTTTACGGGCCGGGATTTCGTTGCCGGCCTTGAAGACCGTCTGGGCCGGCAGGTGGACGGCGTGATCGGGAATTTGACATGCCCGAGACAGGAGATGCTGGATAGGTATGCCCAGCAGAAATCCGATTTTGTTTGTGTGGACCCCCAAGATCCCTTTTGGGGAAAACGCACCATCCTTATCAAAGATTTACTGGAATCCAATGCAGCCATTGTGCGCCATGATCCATTGAAACTTGCCCGTGTCATCCAGGATATTATTGCCCATGGCATTTAA
- a CDS encoding ParM/StbA family protein, whose protein sequence is MEIIGIDVGFGFTKAYNGQNSIIFKSLIGEAAEIQFMSSMGDLASTANLHITLDDKTYFLGSYAEQQSSLTEYTLDQEKMVEEFIKILALAATGICSQSNGPINVVTGLPVGYLRRDTKRLKQIIQGRHEIIYHHHDAPDERRKLFIDKVHVIPQPIGSIFNLIFDDNGKIRDRDLAASKLGVVDIGFKTTDFSIFDHLQYIERGSATTDTGVSRCFSVISDKLRQESGINIELYKISKYIESDVIKIRGKEYNVLNLKKRVYTHAASTIASDLNRLWENDWDIDSIIVSGGGSVPLAEYLIPSIEGNVISIPKGIDARFNNVQGYCKFGHYKWGKDKNMPARQAPAPKEEPPAPEEAPSDQDTDKAGKGLAWLRRQNG, encoded by the coding sequence ATGGAAATTATCGGTATAGATGTGGGATTCGGTTTTACAAAGGCATATAACGGACAAAACTCCATAATTTTCAAATCGTTAATCGGCGAAGCTGCGGAAATCCAGTTCATGTCATCCATGGGCGATCTCGCATCAACGGCCAACCTGCATATCACCCTGGACGATAAAACCTATTTTCTAGGCTCCTATGCCGAACAGCAGTCCAGCCTGACCGAATATACCCTTGACCAGGAAAAAATGGTGGAGGAGTTCATCAAAATACTCGCCCTGGCGGCAACAGGCATATGCTCCCAGAGCAACGGCCCCATCAATGTGGTCACCGGCCTGCCTGTGGGGTACCTGAGACGCGACACCAAGCGCCTTAAACAGATCATTCAGGGCAGGCACGAAATTATCTATCATCACCATGACGCACCTGACGAACGCAGAAAGCTTTTCATTGACAAGGTGCATGTCATCCCCCAGCCCATTGGTTCCATCTTTAATCTGATTTTTGACGACAACGGCAAGATCCGCGACAGAGACCTTGCGGCGTCCAAGCTCGGGGTGGTGGATATTGGTTTTAAAACCACGGATTTTTCTATTTTTGACCATCTGCAATACATTGAAAGGGGATCTGCCACCACGGACACAGGTGTGTCCAGATGCTTTTCCGTGATTTCGGATAAACTGCGCCAGGAAAGCGGCATCAATATTGAACTTTACAAAATCTCCAAATACATTGAATCCGACGTGATTAAAATCCGGGGCAAGGAATACAATGTACTCAACCTTAAAAAGCGGGTATATACCCATGCCGCCTCAACCATTGCCTCGGATCTGAACCGTCTGTGGGAAAATGACTGGGATATAGACTCAATCATCGTATCCGGCGGCGGGTCTGTACCTTTGGCCGAATATCTGATACCATCCATTGAAGGAAATGTGATCTCCATTCCCAAGGGCATTGATGCCAGGTTCAACAATGTTCAGGGGTATTGTAAATTTGGCCATTACAAATGGGGAAAAGACAAAAACATGCCGGCCCGGCAGGCACCGGCTCCCAAGGAGGAGCCCCCAGCCCCGGAAGAGGCACCTTCCGACCAGGACACAGACAAAGCAGGCAAAGGGCTTGCCTGGTTGAGGAGGCAAAACGGTTAG
- a CDS encoding SUMF1/EgtB/PvdO family nonheme iron enzyme, protein MSTLSWLHLSDLHYGKPQDAWDAEPILKDLINDLKLLEEDHGLCPDLIFFSGDLAFGQMGPEPGKNLKDQYEGVAKFLEQVRTVFSKPVPKTHIFLVPGNHDVNQKRVGKMSTMFIDSLDDPESIYNFMAGGGDDWNRVMDRLEDYRSFLKNFGNSVLLQDPERLTYGTTVKINHIHVGIAGFNTVWSSGRSSKEENGKLRVAWKWQNTRVQKEMENADVKIALFHHPVSWGVEADKAFADDKLRNEFHFILSGHEHKTAVTSYANGRSVISSYACYHRSQGSGYNICCLNFENQTGEVHLRKYSDEDGGGWVRRITPKAPDGRYHLEHLDKWMPKISLPKASTPDTDASPAPSTPNPEFEGQLALYKSRAVSLYEKLPMIGFGSRLRVSIRIEDIYMPLHAMVDDAVQSGECYADADDAVECLEKLGRNTQISIPDAFQVCLEKNSRGVVILGDPGSGKTTHLKRLLLWALSKNYETIGLPAGILPVFLPLRELKDSNIKNFIYGRMADAGLEMTKEFTDRLLDHHPVLLLFDGLDEIQNTKLRVEAARNIARFMNGRNQLYAAVTCRFAGYTATARLENEFMELHLRPLSQDQAHDFIRTWYRLVETADNSDQLQARDIAGKKADDLIDSLSSDDFRSGRVFEMTRNPLLLTNICLVHRDGGRLPRTRGKLYRAAMDVLLEFWRGSRGMEVRIGADLGRRVLQPVALWMHQEENRIRACADELAPVLEKALEKVRWPHGSGRDFLRMVRDDTGLLTGWGSDTYGFMHLGFQEYLAACQIRSLSFEDENVLAQLAEHWGQSWWQEVILLLVGLEEPSRFKAFMAQVVQLPSFSDNPEIAERCLEDAAEIDWTPFLDLLAAEPGKDSKLWDRQLTALKILDRHAKERLKPLTGDLENHPMPQIRQRFSAEHLRQDNEVLIHGDIQYEMVRIPGGRITIESSEFTIDPFYMGRYPVTNRQYALYLKANLKAKEPEYWGDREYNGESQPVVGVSWDETRDFAQWAGLALPSEAQWEFACRAGTMTRFYTGDTDEDLARAGWYRGNSGDNLHPVGEKEPNAYGLYDMHGNVWEWTTDKIGGSLRVIRGGSFLNPAVSCRSASRRCFHPSGRDRDWAFRLVLLPGRQDKGR, encoded by the coding sequence GTGTCCACGCTTTCCTGGCTGCACCTGTCCGATCTTCACTACGGCAAACCCCAAGATGCCTGGGATGCCGAACCTATTTTGAAAGACCTTATAAACGACCTGAAACTTTTGGAAGAGGATCATGGGCTGTGTCCGGATCTCATTTTTTTCAGCGGCGATCTGGCCTTCGGTCAAATGGGGCCTGAACCGGGAAAAAATTTAAAAGATCAGTATGAAGGCGTTGCTAAATTTTTGGAGCAGGTAAGAACCGTTTTTTCAAAGCCGGTTCCCAAAACGCATATCTTTCTTGTGCCGGGGAACCATGATGTGAATCAAAAACGTGTGGGTAAAATGTCCACTATGTTTATTGACAGCCTGGACGATCCGGAGAGTATCTATAATTTCATGGCCGGTGGAGGAGATGACTGGAACCGGGTTATGGACCGCCTGGAAGACTATCGTAGTTTTTTGAAAAATTTCGGTAACTCTGTTCTGCTCCAGGATCCCGAGCGCTTGACCTACGGCACCACTGTGAAGATCAACCATATCCATGTGGGGATTGCCGGGTTCAACACGGTCTGGAGCAGCGGAAGAAGCAGCAAAGAGGAAAACGGTAAACTCCGGGTGGCCTGGAAATGGCAAAATACAAGGGTTCAAAAGGAAATGGAAAATGCTGATGTCAAGATCGCCTTGTTCCATCATCCTGTGTCTTGGGGCGTCGAAGCAGACAAAGCCTTTGCCGATGATAAACTGAGAAATGAGTTTCATTTCATTTTATCCGGCCATGAACACAAAACAGCAGTTACGTCTTATGCTAATGGCCGTTCCGTTATTTCCTCCTACGCCTGCTACCATCGTTCCCAGGGTAGCGGGTACAACATCTGCTGCCTGAATTTTGAAAATCAGACGGGTGAGGTTCATTTAAGGAAATACAGCGACGAGGACGGAGGCGGCTGGGTCCGCAGGATTACACCCAAGGCCCCGGATGGGCGGTATCATCTGGAACATCTGGACAAGTGGATGCCGAAGATCTCATTACCCAAAGCCTCAACTCCGGATACTGATGCGTCACCTGCACCTTCCACTCCGAACCCGGAGTTTGAAGGGCAACTGGCTCTCTATAAAAGCAGGGCAGTCTCCCTGTATGAAAAACTGCCCATGATCGGGTTCGGTTCCCGGCTGCGGGTCTCCATTCGCATTGAGGATATTTACATGCCCCTGCATGCCATGGTGGATGATGCTGTCCAGTCCGGGGAGTGCTATGCTGATGCCGATGATGCGGTCGAGTGCCTGGAAAAATTGGGGAGAAACACTCAGATTTCCATTCCCGACGCCTTTCAGGTCTGCCTGGAGAAAAATAGCCGGGGCGTTGTTATCTTAGGTGATCCGGGTTCCGGTAAAACCACCCATTTAAAGCGCCTGCTTTTGTGGGCGCTGTCCAAAAATTATGAAACCATCGGGTTGCCGGCAGGCATTCTCCCCGTGTTCCTGCCCCTGCGCGAACTTAAAGATTCAAACATCAAAAATTTTATTTATGGCCGTATGGCTGATGCCGGTCTTGAGATGACAAAGGAATTTACGGACCGGCTGCTGGATCATCATCCGGTACTTTTGCTGTTCGACGGCCTGGATGAAATCCAGAATACGAAACTGCGGGTTGAAGCGGCCCGCAATATTGCCCGGTTCATGAACGGCCGCAATCAGCTGTATGCCGCCGTGACCTGCCGTTTTGCGGGTTATACGGCCACGGCCCGGCTGGAGAATGAGTTTATGGAGCTGCACCTGCGTCCTTTGTCACAGGATCAGGCCCACGACTTTATCCGCACCTGGTATCGGCTTGTGGAAACTGCAGACAACAGTGATCAGCTTCAGGCCCGGGATATTGCCGGCAAGAAGGCAGACGACCTGATTGACAGCCTGTCATCCGATGATTTCAGATCCGGCCGGGTCTTTGAAATGACCCGCAATCCCCTGCTGTTAACCAATATCTGCCTGGTTCACCGGGACGGGGGGCGGCTGCCCAGAACCCGGGGCAAATTGTACAGGGCGGCCATGGATGTGCTGCTGGAATTCTGGCGGGGCTCCAGAGGCATGGAGGTCCGCATCGGTGCGGATCTGGGCCGGCGGGTCCTTCAGCCCGTGGCGCTTTGGATGCACCAGGAGGAGAACCGGATCCGGGCCTGTGCCGACGAGCTTGCGCCGGTGCTGGAAAAGGCTTTGGAAAAGGTTCGGTGGCCCCACGGATCTGGAAGGGATTTTCTGCGCATGGTCCGGGATGACACAGGGCTGCTGACGGGGTGGGGAAGCGACACCTACGGGTTTATGCACCTGGGATTCCAGGAGTACCTGGCCGCCTGCCAGATCCGCAGCCTTTCCTTTGAAGATGAGAATGTCCTGGCCCAATTGGCGGAACACTGGGGCCAGTCCTGGTGGCAGGAGGTGATCCTGCTGCTGGTGGGCCTGGAGGAACCGTCAAGGTTCAAGGCCTTCATGGCACAGGTGGTCCAGCTGCCCTCATTTTCCGATAATCCTGAGATAGCTGAGCGCTGCCTGGAGGATGCTGCGGAAATTGACTGGACTCCGTTTTTGGACCTGCTGGCCGCAGAACCGGGTAAAGATTCTAAATTGTGGGACCGGCAACTGACGGCCCTGAAAATCCTTGACCGGCATGCCAAAGAGAGGCTTAAACCTTTAACCGGTGACCTTGAAAATCATCCCATGCCGCAGATCCGTCAACGGTTCTCGGCAGAGCATCTCCGCCAGGACAATGAGGTACTAATTCACGGAGACATTCAATATGAGATGGTGAGAATTCCGGGGGGAAGGATCACCATAGAATCCTCCGAATTTACAATAGATCCTTTTTACATGGGGCGCTATCCTGTGACCAACCGCCAGTATGCCTTGTATTTAAAGGCCAACCTCAAGGCCAAAGAGCCGGAATACTGGGGGGATCGGGAATACAACGGGGAGAGTCAGCCCGTGGTGGGCGTCTCCTGGGATGAAACCCGTGATTTTGCCCAATGGGCCGGGCTTGCACTGCCTTCGGAAGCCCAGTGGGAATTTGCCTGCAGGGCCGGGACCATGACCCGGTTTTATACCGGTGATACAGATGAGGATCTGGCACGGGCCGGATGGTATAGGGGGAATTCCGGTGACAATTTGCATCCGGTGGGGGAAAAAGAACCTAATGCATACGGACTGTATGATATGCATGGAAATGTATGGGAGTGGACCACAGATAAAATTGGGGGCTCGCTCCGGGTGATCCGCGGCGGCTCGTTCCTCAATCCGGCTGTGAGCTGCCGGTCTGCTTCCCGCCGCTGCTTCCACCCGTCCGGCCGCGACCGCGACTGGGCGTTCCGGCTGGTTCTGCTCCCAGGCCGGCAGGACAAGGGCCGGTAG
- a CDS encoding tetratricopeptide repeat protein has protein sequence MKKIKNRQSQNLKKAQKQKKRQERIRKQTLSKQETSPQHFVEAYYNLGVTYQKQLKIADMIETYRKVVKIGEPDSYAVHHAQDMLSSLEKQMLNDEGVDLDGFLKGEQAFEQGMKHAESKDWDEAIAKFNDAIKINQNRPQVYGNLGICYAIIGEIQSALECFDRAIEIDPNYEPALLNRKIVEALKTGERLNPKIETIEYYKDYPIKNRSYIQEIIKEQNILPEKI, from the coding sequence ATGAAAAAAATAAAGAACCGTCAAAGCCAGAATCTTAAAAAAGCCCAAAAGCAAAAAAAACGCCAGGAAAGGATCAGGAAACAAACCTTATCAAAACAAGAGACATCTCCGCAACATTTTGTGGAAGCTTACTATAACTTAGGCGTCACGTATCAAAAACAACTGAAAATTGCTGATATGATAGAAACATACCGGAAGGTCGTAAAGATTGGAGAGCCGGACAGTTATGCGGTTCATCACGCGCAGGACATGCTTAGCAGTCTTGAAAAACAGATGCTCAATGACGAGGGTGTGGATCTGGACGGTTTTTTAAAAGGGGAGCAGGCCTTTGAACAGGGTATGAAACATGCGGAGTCCAAGGATTGGGATGAGGCCATTGCCAAATTCAATGATGCTATCAAGATAAATCAAAATCGACCTCAAGTGTATGGAAATCTCGGTATTTGTTACGCAATCATTGGAGAAATTCAATCGGCACTTGAATGTTTTGACAGGGCTATTGAAATAGATCCGAATTATGAACCGGCATTGCTGAATCGTAAGATTGTGGAAGCTTTGAAAACAGGCGAACGCTTGAACCCCAAAATAGAAACCATTGAATATTACAAAGATTATCCAATTAAAAATAGATCATACATTCAAGAGATTATAAAAGAACAAAACATTCTGCCTGAAAAAATATAA
- a CDS encoding nitroreductase family protein translates to MFIELLRKRRSIRQFKDKPVSAEHCDLLIEAALRSPSSRGFNPWQFVVVKDKALLAQLSRAKTHGAAFLKNAPLALVVCADTSKTDVWIEDASIAAVIIHLAAADLGLGSCWAQMRLRSRDDGTKASDYISSLLDLPGHVQVEAVIGIGHPAEELDGHDSSTLLYDQVSYEKFGQKS, encoded by the coding sequence ATGTTTATTGAATTATTGCGCAAAAGAAGAAGTATCCGGCAGTTTAAGGACAAACCCGTCAGTGCTGAACATTGCGATCTTCTGATCGAGGCTGCGTTGCGGTCCCCAAGTTCCCGGGGTTTTAATCCATGGCAGTTTGTGGTGGTCAAAGACAAAGCTTTGCTTGCGCAGTTGTCCCGGGCCAAAACCCATGGCGCCGCTTTTTTGAAAAATGCGCCTTTGGCCCTGGTCGTGTGTGCCGATACATCCAAAACCGACGTCTGGATCGAGGATGCCTCCATTGCCGCCGTTATTATTCATCTGGCTGCTGCGGATCTGGGCCTGGGCTCCTGCTGGGCGCAGATGCGTCTGCGCAGCCGCGACGACGGCACCAAGGCTTCTGATTATATTTCAAGTTTGCTTGATCTGCCCGGACATGTCCAGGTGGAGGCGGTTATCGGCATCGGTCACCCCGCAGAGGAATTGGACGGCCATGATAGCAGTACCCTTTTATATGATCAGGTCAGTTACGAAAAATTTGGCCAGAAAAGTTAA